The genomic window GTTCGAAAATGACGGCTGAAAATTACAAAGTGTAATGGGGAGTTTGTTTAGTAAtcttaaatttcttattttgtgaagttttttttctaaaagaggATTTTTCAGTCAAGTCGTTCTTTTTTCCTCTGAtattgattttgtaaaatttaaatttggtCGCCAAGTAAGAATGCATATTTGCATGTCATTGTTATTGTCTGAGGGGAAGGCAGGGAATGTTTGCCTCAAAGGATTAACTTTTGCAAGAGggcaaatgtttgttttttgtattaGGTCGTTTTTGTTCGTCTCCAGCTCATGCACGCACTTAAAAAAAGGTGTATAAAAAGTTTCAAGGGATTTTGCTAATCCAAGAAAGTCTGCTGGTGCCCTCTGCTCTAAGGTGACCGCTAAAACCATTCGTAGTTGTTCTGGTTGTTTAGCAAGTCGTTGGGTTTCTGACAGATACACCCacacatttttcatttaatatttttttgctcaGCAAATACACGGAAAAGACATTCATTTCACCAAGTGTTGCACTTTATTCACAGCAGTGTATCCGCTTTGTGTATTTTAGGAACACAGCTTGTATCAAAGAATTGATCTTAAAATGTATTCAAGTAGCTGCAAAGATTAAAGTCAATATTATTTACCCTTAACTTTACATAAAATTTGAAAcatcaaaaattatcaaacgTGTTTCACGCGAGCGTTCCTCTGACAAGTTAAACCGTCTTTTTTTACGTTTGGTCACTACTTATTTTGGTGTACAATTTTTTGCGCAGCTTTTCGCATTTTTATTACACAATTGTGCTTTATTTTCGGGTTTCAAATCAAAATGTAAAGTTTACCCTTGGCTTATGAAGTGAGGCGATTCATAGCTATtggtaaaataattcaagaacCTTCATTGTTACTAAGAGTGCAATGTGATCCAGAAAAATGTGCAAATGACTTGAATCTCATGATAATAGCTTAGGAGGATTTTATCTTGATTATTGTAAGAGTGAAAAAGTAACAAGTTTGAAAcgaatcattttctttttaccaaCGTCTTCCTGAAAAGTGTAAACATTTGACGTGGTACTTTCTGTGATTTCCTAATTTCCCGATTTCCTAAATTTACGAGGATGTCACGTAATGTTTGCGCGCCTGATactgaaagggaattttttctCAATTGTTAAATTAAACCCACTGTGGCCACAGAGTAGTATCTGTATTCTCGAATCAAGTTGTTGAGGAAAAGAGATGTCAAAAAAAATCTATAATTATGAATTTTAGTCACAACATAAAGTTTATTAATCATTGGTGACAAATTTAGGAGGAGCGTTTTGCATTACGGTtgtgaaaatgttgttttttgaCTAGCCTGGACAGAAATCATGACATGCGCGACATTCTGGGAACAGCCAAGTCAATTGAGGTCATGAAGGAAGTTTGTCAGACGTTAAAAGAGAGGGTACAGGTTTGTAATTGtactttgttttgtcaacaatttttgAACCTCTCGATGTTACTGCAGAAATTAGACTCTATTTCCGGTTAATTGAGCAGTTTTGAAATCAATTAGAAAGAAAGACGAAACGCAGGATGAAGAAACCCAATATCGTTGGGCGAAATTTTAGATTATGAATTTATGGCTGATCGATTGAATGTCGCTATAAAGCTGTAACGACACGTTTTGTCCCATTGTTTTGATCCATCTCGAATAAAACTTCTTTAAGTAATTAAAAGTCACAATCCCTCTGCTAAATAGGCTTGGTATTGATAAAAGCTACAGTGATGCTTGTTATCACTGGTTTCAGAGAGACATTGAAGAAAATGGCGAGCCAGATTCCTCAGAGATTCCCTATTGGCGGTGTCAACCATATATCAGGTAAGAACCTAGTTCAAGCGGACGTTTTCCAGTGGAGCGATCTTAGGCTTGAAGTCAAAGGTGGTTCAGTCTCCGAAAAGAGTGTAAAATCCGGTCACTGTATTTCACATGCAGTCTCATGGAGCCAAAAAGTTACTCAATGAGCGCACTCATTTATCTCACAATTGCAGATCAAATACCTCAGTCAAACGAACACTCGACCAGGtgaaagaagaagaggaaagaagCAAAGAGGTGGCAAAGCTGCGGGAGATGAGAAAAGCGTTGAAGAAACAGAAAGTGAAAGTGCGAAGAGGTAATTTGACtttgctttatttgttttttgttttttttttttttggtgttttttttgtttcttttttaactggTTTTAATGCATAGTCTCTGTATCTTAAATGTATAATTTTATTGTTGGAATTCTTAATTGATATACCATTTGTCAACAGAACGAACGTGGGATATCTGTGCAAAGTGTGAAGTAAATCCAAAGGTAGGTGTCACAGTGGCTTAACTGTGAGTCTTGCCTTTCGTTGATTAGCCGGAAACTGGTTAGCCACGTTGTTGAGAAGTTAGCCCAATAAGTACCCTAAACACGCGAATAACACTGCATTATTGACCCATCATTGGTAAAATGCACCCCGCTTCACTTGTAAAGTTGGACTAAGTGTAAAAATTCAGCCTGCATGGTTAACGTCAGAAggtagtctctttcgcagcCAATGTTAAGTCCTGCTTTGCAACAtagttttcttatttccttACGTGCGTGACCACGTGACCAAAATAAGTCTTTAGGAGAGACGAAAagaggagggggagagggggtgtGTTCCTATTGTGCCACTCCCTCCTCTCCCTTCACATTCTGCATCAGCTAAAATTTTATTAGTATTTTATAGTTCCCTGAAATGACATGTGCGCCGCTAAATCAGTAAATTTTGAAGCCCGTGAGCTTTGTGAAGTTCGTGGCTGTAACGATGTATAGCGCTTAAAACCTGAAACTGAGTCTTTTTCATTTCAGGGATTGAAATGTGTATTCGATTTGTGTAGGACTTGTTGTCACGTCAAAGTAAATGAAGGAGTCACGGACTGTCGAGGTAATTACCAATGATCAGTGTTAAAATTTTATCGGATCGGCAAAATAAAAGTACACGACTCGTTCCGTCATTTCTGTTTCAGGACACCGAAAACGTTTAAAGAGACACGACGCTACCACTGTGAAAGAAGCTGTCAATGACCTCTCTACGAAAACCGATATTGAAACAGGAAGGGTACAGCAAACGCAGATTGTGAGCTAACATACATTTTATTGCACTTGCAAATATACTCTCCGAGTCATATGCTGGCAGACTGATGATAGAGGTTTCTTACTGCGATATACTTTCGTTGAGAATGATCTCATTGACAACTATACACGCGAGAATGACTATAGAAATTTGTATTAGTATGTAACCACCACAATGTGTTGAAATATGCTCTGTTCGCgtaaatttgtttcattaatATTTCTTGGGGAGGACATTCGTGTCCAGTCCAAAATTGTAACACGGGACTTTGGTCAGCTGTTGTAGGGTTCCATAACTGTAAATGCACCGAGGTATTTGCACGCGACGGAAGATAGCTGTGATTTATAGTAACTACCTTGAAAGACATTCCCATCACTCAGAGTTCTTTTTATCCTGCGCTCCAAGTTTACTTTGCAGCTTTTGTGCCAACCGTTACTCGTCAATGCCTTCTATTTCTTCTAGTTACGTATTAACCGATTTAAAATTCTCAGAAAATCTTACATTTACTCTTGAattacattttgaaaatgtgATCGAATTGTTGTTGACCtgctttttgttgttatttcgaatgatgaataaataaagttgTGCGGCAGATTTAAACATTAAAGTAAGCGATACTATTATCACGATACTATTTTATTTAAGAGATAATTAAATTGTAGATTATCATCAGGATCTTGTGGATAATTGTGATAATTGGAAAGTGAACCTTTAAGGAACATGAGCTTATTCTTACATTTGCTCTTGAattacattttgaaaatgtgATCGAATTGTTGTTGACCtactttttgttgttatttcgaatgatgaataaataaagttgTGCGGCAGATATAAATATTAAAGTAAGCGATACTATTATCACGATACTATTTTATTTAAGAGATAATTATATTGCAGATTATCATCAGGATCTTTTGGATAATTGTGATAATTGGAAAGTGAACCTTTAAGGAACATGAGCTCATTCTGTTTGATACCGGCCCTTAACAGAGATAATTTTGGATTTTCGGAAAGTGTCGTTGTCTTCTGAAAACCCGCATTCAAAGGAACGAGTAGTATTTATAGATCAAAGAGTTCGACGGCCTCGGCCTGACCCTTTTACTTCTTTTAGTTGCCAAAGTTGATCGGAGTTGTTCACGAAGCTCCATACCCCTCAAGTGATACGGCAACGGACGCGAAAATTCTCTTCTTCGAAGAAGGTCTAACGTTTCATCGTCAGAGGTATCTACCGGTTCACCTCTTGTCTTGTCGATCCCGGATATTGGCGAAGATAACGGTGTTGTCAATGAAGAAATGGCAATGTCATCGAGTGAAGAAGTGTCATCTGGACCACGTATACTAGAACAGTCGTCGTAGTTCATATTCATTAGAAGTAAAAACCGGATTATAAAAAGAAGCTCTTCATCTCGTTGCACTTCGTCCATTGCAAGTTTCTCGATTAAATCAGACATTCTCCCCAACATCCTCTCTTGCGCTAAGGACTTCATGATAAACAAGCTTGATGTGAcacattttagtttttgaatTGCTCTTTTTCGTGTCTCTACATCAGCCATTGTTGCCGGTCTCTCGCACTCAAATCGAACCACGTTCGCTCTTCTTTCAGCATCGTTCTCCTCTTTTAATTTGGAAATTCGCAGTTGTTTGCGTCTCGCCATATGACGAAGTCTTTGAGAGTAGACGACTACAGATGTTAATGTTAGTTTTCCATGTGGGACATTTTCCTGAGGTACTGGATGTTCATTGTCATTTTCTCGTTCAGTTTCTTTATTAAACCCTAAAAGTTCACGTAGTCTTTCCAATATAAAGTCGTGCATTTCAAAGTCTTTCGACTGTTTGTCCGTATTTTCTCTGATGTCCTCATAAGAATCATTTAgaatggcaacaaaaaagttGACGAAAATGAACGACATAAGAGTAAGGAAAGAAAATCCAAACAGGGGACCTAGAACTCGATTCGCTCGTCGCAGTTCTTCCAAGTCCATTTTTCCGCCGAGGCACATGACAAATTCGGAAAACACCGTTCTTTGAAACGATGAATAACGCAGCATGTACTCACCAAAAGCTAGTCTACCAAACTGAGCATATGAGAAGATAATAATGGCAAATATCACAGAGTATGACATGAGTAATCCTCTTGATAAACGAAGTGATGACATCATTATGCTGACGTGTGGATTAAACCGGATCATGCGCAGAAGTTTCACAGTTGTTGTGAAAACCGTCAGAGCTAAAACGGAATTCTCTGCGTGGTTCCAGTCAACGGCCTCCCCGAAACTTACAGAAGCAAAAgggtttttctttacttttacgACACTTTTCAGAACCAtttgtgattttaaaacatAGAAAACTACcaccagaaaagaaaaaatgatttgcaaaatctGCACCCAATTCCATGCATTTCGGAAATAAGAACATTTCTGCTTAAAGATATTATAAACCTCTTTTAGCACAAAGAAGATTACCATGAGGATGAACAGTAACTGACAAATCAGGTAGAACCGGTGGAAACCAGTTTCCGTGCTCGTCACTAGAAGCGTGTCGATCTTTGCGAAAGGATTACCGTACCCAGTGGGGAGTACTTCGTAATGATATGTCGATATGCTGATGTATCCTGTGTTTGGATTGTAAATGGAGAATTCAAGTAACACTGCGCGGGTCTGGCGGTCGACCCAGTCGTATTGTCTCAAGTTAGTAATAATTCTGTCAGCAGTGAGTTTACTATAACCTAAATCTGCTATGTATCCACCTCCATCATAAACGTGAAAGAAACCCCAGCTTGGCGAGTTCTggatcttttcctttttcacgTAACGCCATGGGGCCGGGCAAAGATCTGAAAAGTTAGCCCACGAAACCGAGCCTGTAAATGGCATCCATCCAGGTAGATGAAAATGAGTTCTGTCCTCTTCGTTGATGTTGTAGAAGTCATTGCAGTGCTTTACTACCTCTTGTAACTGCTCCGGGATCAAGCAAGAATCTATAACAGCAACACCAGGAAAAATTAGCAACGTTGGTTGTGGTTCAACGATGGCTCCTAAAACGTTTTCTTCGAGAACATTGTCTTTATTGGACAGTACTAGttaatttaaaatatgcaaCCGAAATAAaaaccagaaaatgcaaatttctatttcttttactGAGAGAGCGATTTGTGATATACATCCTTACATAGCTGTTTTGGAGTTGATTAGACTAACTGACTTGCCTTTCTGTACTCTCAGCTGCCTTAAACGGGGCACTCCCAGGAGAATGGACATCTTGTCACCAATGTACTCTTGCTCTTTGACTTTCTCATCATTGTACCACTTACCAGCATAAATGCCATTCACAAACTGACGATTCAGCCAAGTCCAAAAGATCCTGGGGTCTTTGGCCTGAAGAAGAACCGAAAGAGCTCACATAATGATTTACTTCTCTTCACTTTATTCGAATGACCGTCGGTGCAGTTTGTTGCATTTGTGAGATCCAGTTTGTACGAAACCGAGTGTCCAATTGCTGACACGTGGCAATCAACCGAGGCATAAAAGGCTACTATACTTTATTAATTTTGAAGCTCCACTTACATTAGGAGCACCGGTATTACTCTGGTGATCTTCGTACCGAAATGTTGATGTCCTAGCATAATTATGCTTAATttaggttatttttttaatgggaCTGAGGAGAAAACCCGCACAGAGACTCAGGACTAAGCAAAGTTCGTTAAATTCCTCTTTGTTTTAGCTTTGTTGAATACTTACCAATGAATAATTGCTGAAGGTGTCTTTTAGATTCTTAGTCATGAGATATCCATGGTAACTTCTGTTACCGTAACAAACGATTGTTAGTAGCAGTAAGAACAGTAGATACACCACAAGTTCTCTACCAAAGGAATACATCTTTGCCTCCTTTACTCTGTATTCTCTGGCTTGTTCAAGCGCAGCTTCCTCCGGGATTTCAGCTGTTCTACCTTGAGTGTCACATGCAACTTCTGTTTCCAAAGAAGATAATTGTGCAGTTGTCTCGTGGTTTTTAACATGACGAAAGTCAGCGTCATTACGGTTGCTAAGGAAACATGCAGCTAGAACCATGAGAAGAActattttgattggctgaagaACGAACAGATCCTCAGTGAAAGAAACTAACATAGAGGACAACCACTGGTTTGCAATGTCTTTTCCCCACATTAAGctgaagaaaaaagtaaagcaCGCAGATACAGACACAGTAGCAAGGCTTAGAAACCAAGCAATGTAGATACAGAAATGAGGACAAATGAAGTCCTTTTTGGTTTTGCCCCACGTTCGTTCTCGTGTTCTTGTCCAGAAGGAAGTATTACTTTTCGATGCAGCTTTTACGCCGCTTGTGTCCTCTTCGCAGCCTAAGGAAGAATAACTGTTGCGTCGCACAGGCTCAGGCGTATCTTCCCGCTTGGTCACAACTGTATTAGAAGGTTTTTTCGCGCTATTTTTGAATAATGACGTGATGAGCAAGTTCACAGGAGTAACTATCAGAGCACTCTCAATGCCCACCACAATCTGCCTCCAGCTGAACTTCAATGGACCAATCTGTATGGTAGGATCTTCTGTCTTTTCAGTCCTGTAGAAAAGAGCATTTGCAAGCATGGCAGACAGAAGTAGACACAAACAACATGTAGCTCGTTGCACGCGTGTGAATTTGTTCCCCGGTGGCTTGGTTACAACAGAGAGCCACAAATGTCCCTCAGAAAAACTCTCTGAGCCTCGTGAGTTAAGAAAgtgtttaaaagttttcatctcTCGACGAGAGAGAGGTGTTAAAATCCTGTCAATTTTACCGTCTCCTTTTTCTAAAGCCAGCCAACTGTTGCTTATAAATGTCCATTTCTTCCCTGTTTGGCGGTCCTTCACAACAGCATGGCTGAAATACCAAGAAGGACTCTTTCCTGAGTTGTCATGCCAAACACGGATGTATTGCACAATGCCTAGTGACATTGGTAAATGAATAACAAATCTATCGTCGTTTCCGCGGGCCAAAATTTTCCTGGAGTTGATCATGTCCTTTTGTAATATTATGGGTTGACTCTCCGCCTCGCTTCCATGAATGACAATGGCGACATTAGCATCCGTCCCAGACTCTCTCCAGACTCCCGTTACCACGGTCAAATCGTAACCGTAAGAGGCCTCCTGGGTCAAAGTTAAATGGAACGCCGGGCCTCCCTGTGGAAAAGCAtaaataataacgataattgaaaaaaaataacttcaggGAGTCAAAGAGAAATTCGCCTTTTCGTATGAAAGCACAAAATGTAAGTTGGAAGTATGAAAAGATGATTTCATAAAGGTGAGGAGGCGTATCGTCATAATATTGCTAGGTGTTACTTCATAGATCAAATGACCCTTGCATATCGAGTAAATATTGAAGACGTAATTtagcacaaaaaaatatttcgtgaGAATTAATATTTGAGACTTTGAATTCAGTTTACAAAAACAAGGAGCTACCTTAGCTTGATCTCGTTTATCGGCTTTCCTTGCGAATATGACCACAAGCAAATACAACAAGAGCACAATGATTATCGCACAAAGGACAGCAATGTTTCCAGTTTGGTCGAGTCGTCCGAGTTCTGTAAACACGACATCAAAATCCAACGTGTTAGGCATCACCAGGACACCTCCTCCAAATGACGTTAAGTGGTTACACAGGCAGTGTAAGGATCCTAAATCAGATTTTGGTCCTACCttaaataaaagacaaataaactgtAAAGATTTAAGTCAACTGCTCTTGTCCGTTATTCAAGTAGAGAAGATTACTATTCACAGCTAGGAAGATAACTTAATCAAATCTACGAAAGTGGTAACGTATTTTTAAAGACATTTGATCAGTTAAGAACACTAATCAATGAACTTCTCGAGTTCATTTAGCTCCTTCGACGAAATGTTATTAGGTACGTAAATTGCCTAAGAGATTACCAAACGTCAACCAAATAGAAAAAAGATTGTCGtatgagaggaaagaaaaatgtctgcagctgaatttttttctaaaactctTACTCTACATCCTGTCGACAACCAGTGTTCTTCTCTGCTGTCCCAAAAGACGCAACTCTCCTCCAAAATGTTCATCGAGTAATTCATGTCTGTTCTTGAGTTGTAAACAGGCTTTATTGTCTTGTTCTCGGGTCTTGGAGGATCCTTAACTTCCACACACGACCTCTTCTGCCGACCACTTCCGAAGCATGATCGTTTCTTTCGTCCCTGAGGTCTAACGCTGCCTCCTTCGTATAATATACCGATGTAGTATTTACCCGCCTCACCGATTAATTCATGGTACAAGACAACATCGTAAGCGTCCTCGCTGCAACCACGCTGAGAAGCCTGAGGAGATATGGAACACGACTCATCGGGGATTCTCTTGGTTAGGTCGTATTCTGTGACAGTTGGCCGCCGACCTTGTCGCACAAACACCCTAAAGATGGTGGGTCTTTCTGGTGTGATCTGAAAACAGATTTTACTACTGATTACCCTGGCAGAATGATTTTGCTATGTGAACTTTTTATCGAAATTTCCAAGAGATGGATCAGCTTAATGCAAGTCATACTTACACGTAGCTCACTGGTTAGGGTGTTGCattattgatcaaaatttgtgaACAATTTTGTGCTTTTTGCTACgttttaagtattttatttctttttttatgaat from Pocillopora verrucosa isolate sample1 chromosome 8, ASM3666991v2, whole genome shotgun sequence includes these protein-coding regions:
- the LOC131787941 gene encoding polycystin-1-like protein 2; translated protein: MELITEFTAKLGQYSVTDVTLLFIRPGSVEVTTVLTVNDRNNITNVERALHNFNQTGRIGSIKLIGIFWRAEDETCQLPDVSILNLPRWKENEMVQILRSKDFIVQTFVNKTNCNPPQKLLFEWRLSKYSVDQSNDTIIETTTTLNSKTTEWNLQKRQLGYGLYFVGFKAALESNPPAVSSTLGFFSITKSPIIADILGGNKVTRGKGSVITLDASATRDPDVEPGNYSSMQFTWLCKRREETFPTGPLALVPVITASSGPGGGGCFGTGVGKLISNLTVVTLETFQMTVDMSYDVKLVVTKDDREDDFVQEIKIVSGSPPNVIIRCLINCDKIASESTRISLTTECSGDPCKSAKYHWQLNVVNSSGVEVNDKQLTDKAETNLNSTGIVIKKNQLGELPPGHFYQLKVEVSQQGEPPGYATYQFRINAPPQHGSCSVTPTKGEALKTQFIFECRNWQDRDKPITYQYHYKTENGLYTVISYGSESLVRTVLPPGKKQDNYTIYFEVMVSDSFSAANTTLLEIEVKPAPAGESLSELTVGNNSEFKKLVQLGDVRGATQLANAVLESAEQRKSTTAQEKIAIKDSVVKTVSEIQVGNLQSLTQVTSVIARATLEPSEVTFDTQKLALKTLTSMTSLLSSKTTEDYASEYVLVKEGGENLVLSLGNLLHSTAQKANVVSQTKEPADVRSKSENISRDTEKLIDDVATALLSKMTVDQEPRRIDTKSINMELSRMSSRSRGTSADFTDDDKAGFKFPLAAIIDDIATTPKYIDSVLTMSAFNPFTWDNSSAVVRDSHVLSLNLKDDEGEPLTVKDSREDIEIKIPRKVRFTPEKRVSFFVKPSSEGKMQYHEINSPGVGGNALRLRITPERPTIFRVFVRQGRRPTVTEYDLTKRIPDESCSISPQASQRGCSEDAYDVVLYHELIGEAGKYYIGILYEGGSVRPQGRKKRSCFGSGRQKRSCVEVKDPPRPENKTIKPVYNSRTDMNYSMNILEESCVFWDSREEHWLSTGCRVGPKSDLGSLHCLCNHLTSFGGGVLVMPNTLDFDVVFTELGRLDQTGNIAVLCAIIIVLLLYLLVVIFARKADKRDQAKGGPAFHLTLTQEASYGYDLTVVTGVWRESGTDANVAIVIHGSEAESQPIILQKDMINSRKILARGNDDRFVIHLPMSLGIVQYIRVWHDNSGKSPSWYFSHAVVKDRQTGKKWTFISNSWLALEKGDGKIDRILTPLSRREMKTFKHFLNSRGSESFSEGHLWLSVVTKPPGNKFTRVQRATCCLCLLLSAMLANALFYRTEKTEDPTIQIGPLKFSWRQIVVGIESALIVTPVNLLITSLFKNSAKKPSNTVVTKREDTPEPVRRNSYSSLGCEEDTSGVKAASKSNTSFWTRTRERTWGKTKKDFICPHFCIYIAWFLSLATVSVSACFTFFFSLMWGKDIANQWLSSMLVSFTEDLFVLQPIKIVLLMVLAACFLSNRNDADFRHVKNHETTAQLSSLETEVACDTQGRTAEIPEEAALEQAREYRVKEAKMYSFGRELVVYLLFLLLLTIVCYGNRSYHGYLMTKNLKDTFSNYSLAKDPRIFWTWLNRQFVNGIYAGKWYNDEKVKEQEYIGDKMSILLGVPRLRQLRVQKDSCLIPEQLQEVVKHCNDFYNINEEDRTHFHLPGWMPFTGSVSWANFSDLCPAPWRYVKKEKIQNSPSWGFFHVYDGGGYIADLGYSKLTADRIITNLRQYDWVDRQTRAVLLEFSIYNPNTGYISISTYHYEVLPTGYGNPFAKIDTLLVTSTETGFHRFYLICQLLFILMVIFFVLKEVYNIFKQKCSYFRNAWNWVQILQIIFSFLVVVFYVLKSQMVLKSVVKVKKNPFASVSFGEAVDWNHAENSVLALTVFTTTVKLLRMIRFNPHVSIMMSSLRLSRGLLMSYSVIFAIIIFSYAQFGRLAFGEYMLRYSSFQRTVFSEFVMCLGGKMDLEELRRANRVLGPLFGFSFLTLMSFIFVNFFVAILNDSYEDIRENTDKQSKDFEMHDFILERLRELLGFNKETERENDNEHPVPQENVPHGKLTLTSVVVYSQRLRHMARRKQLRISKLKEENDAERRANVVRFECERPATMADVETRKRAIQKLKCVTSSLFIMKSLAQERMLGRMSDLIEKLAMDEVQRDEELLFIIRFLLLMNMNYDDCSSIRGPDDTSSLDDIAISSLTTPLSSPISGIDKTRGEPVDTSDDETLDLLRRREFSRPLPYHLRGMELREQLRSTLATKRSKRVRPRPSNSLIYKYYSFL